The Brachyspira aalborgi genome has a segment encoding these proteins:
- a CDS encoding AAA family ATPase, which yields MGRIVSFSSGKGGAGKTLCTVNFATELVSRGYKVLVFDIDINCSNVFILLHVKPESKLQEYFEGTLNLKDCIIKSEFNIDVISAGINIQRFVQFENDFNLSILARDLKELSEEYDYVLIDYAAGITQSMMKFYQMSDDIILIANPEITSLTDLYRLMKMMFVNKITDKIYLIVNKVKNIDWAINLYKEVKKVSDKFSLDINLVLLGPILFDEEKVMVSIQKRTPLIKLYPKTPIKGGFSLAVTRYLYDLGLLNDKNAKEKSFAEFF from the coding sequence ATGGGAAGAATAGTATCTTTTTCAAGCGGAAAGGGAGGAGCGGGCAAAACTCTATGCACGGTTAATTTTGCAACCGAATTGGTTTCAAGAGGCTATAAAGTATTGGTATTTGATATTGATATTAATTGCTCGAATGTTTTTATACTTCTTCATGTAAAACCCGAATCAAAATTGCAAGAATATTTTGAAGGAACATTAAACTTAAAAGACTGCATAATAAAAAGCGAATTTAATATAGATGTTATAAGCGCGGGAATAAATATTCAAAGATTCGTTCAATTTGAAAACGATTTTAATTTGTCGATTTTGGCGAGAGACTTAAAAGAATTGTCTGAAGAATACGATTATGTTTTAATAGATTACGCTGCGGGAATAACTCAATCTATGATGAAATTTTATCAAATGTCTGACGATATTATTTTAATTGCAAATCCCGAAATAACTTCGTTGACCGACCTTTATAGATTAATGAAAATGATGTTTGTAAATAAAATAACGGATAAAATATATTTGATAGTAAATAAAGTAAAAAATATCGATTGGGCGATTAATCTTTACAAAGAGGTTAAAAAAGTTTCGGATAAATTTTCTTTAGATATAAATTTAGTATTGTTGGGACCAATTTTATTTGACGAAGAAAAGGTTATGGTTTCTATTCAAAAGAGAACTCCTTTAATAAAATTATATCCAAAGACTCCGATTAAAGGCGGATTTTCTTTAGCCGTTACAAGATATTTATACGATTTAGGACTTCTTAACGATAAAAACGCGAAAGAAAAATCTTTTGCAGAATTCTTCTAA
- a CDS encoding tetratricopeptide repeat protein, with protein MKEILKITAIIILLISLISCNQVFKNRYNLNKAYSLYEKGKNKDDDEALLEITGTYNDIINQKIYAQDRLAAVYRTLGERSLAKSQYGYSAKYFSEALKVLPNSPYLRYGLGISYSYLAESADTEEKKNDFIKRAENNINFAISKDANNPNYYAALSSLKGIKQDYYEEALELINKAISLSPDNIDYLFLLARLQYSVGNRDRAVEVYRRIINLSDSSAIKQKALNNINQILNNN; from the coding sequence ATGAAAGAAATTTTAAAAATTACGGCAATTATAATATTATTGATATCTCTTATATCATGCAATCAAGTTTTCAAAAATAGATATAATTTAAATAAAGCCTATTCGTTATACGAAAAAGGAAAAAATAAAGACGATGACGAAGCTCTTCTTGAAATAACGGGAACTTATAACGATATAATAAATCAAAAAATTTACGCTCAAGATAGACTCGCCGCAGTTTATAGAACTTTGGGAGAGAGAAGTTTGGCTAAATCTCAATACGGATATTCTGCAAAATATTTTTCAGAAGCGTTAAAAGTTTTACCTAACAGTCCTTATTTAAGATATGGACTTGGAATTTCTTATTCTTATTTGGCGGAAAGCGCCGATACGGAAGAGAAGAAAAATGATTTTATAAAGAGAGCGGAAAATAATATAAATTTTGCAATTAGTAAAGACGCTAATAATCCTAATTATTACGCCGCATTATCTTCGCTTAAAGGAATTAAACAAGATTATTATGAAGAAGCGCTTGAGCTTATAAATAAAGCTATTTCGCTTTCGCCCGATAATATAGATTATCTTTTTTTGCTTGCAAGATTGCAATATAGCGTTGGAAATAGAGATAGAGCGGTTGAAGTTTATAGAAGAATAATTAATTTGAGCGATTCTTCCGCTATAAAACAGAAGGCTTTAAATAATATTAATCAAATTTTAAATAATAATTAG
- the dprA gene encoding DNA-processing protein DprA: MSKNNDIKTYLIALNQIEKIGDKRIYELIKHYESVENIFEEKENNLKELIEKKFKFKLDDFSKNEILDKAQNIIKKSEEHEIKILSLFDKEYPFNLKQIDNPPYILYYKGDLKKLRRNCVSIVGTRTPTNESKKYAFDIASKLSALNITVVSGMAKGIDTEAHLGAISSLVNTAAVLGNGIDIVYPSENLRVYNKLIESGIVLSEFEVERKPDRMNFPRRNRIISGLSYATIMVEAPSKSGALITVDFALNQGREVYIAPYDEKLKEYFGNHKLYKEGAKILNDITDILEDFDSIFSNDDDYLKMKLKYFEGGNIQRKEYKEINKNKVVKTQKIKDNKTNKKTENKKPNLIGEEAKLYDIINKVGKVHIDDIIEETGMKTQAVTSILMQLEINGFIKQTAGKYYKIKN; encoded by the coding sequence ATGAGTAAAAATAACGATATAAAAACATATTTGATAGCCCTTAATCAAATTGAAAAAATCGGCGATAAAAGAATATACGAACTTATAAAACATTATGAATCGGTTGAAAATATTTTTGAAGAGAAAGAAAATAACTTAAAAGAATTGATAGAAAAAAAGTTTAAATTTAAACTTGACGATTTTAGTAAAAATGAAATTTTAGATAAAGCTCAAAATATAATAAAAAAATCGGAAGAGCATGAAATAAAAATTTTAAGTTTATTTGATAAAGAATATCCTTTTAACTTAAAGCAGATTGATAATCCGCCTTACATACTTTATTATAAAGGCGATTTGAAAAAGTTAAGAAGAAATTGCGTGTCGATAGTAGGAACAAGAACGCCGACTAATGAAAGCAAAAAATATGCATTCGATATTGCCTCAAAATTATCGGCGTTAAATATTACCGTAGTTTCGGGCATGGCTAAAGGAATAGATACGGAGGCTCATTTGGGCGCAATATCTTCGCTTGTAAATACGGCTGCGGTTTTAGGAAATGGAATCGATATAGTTTATCCTTCGGAAAATTTAAGAGTTTATAATAAATTAATTGAAAGCGGAATTGTTTTAAGCGAATTTGAAGTTGAAAGAAAACCAGATAGAATGAATTTTCCAAGAAGAAATAGAATAATATCGGGTTTATCTTACGCTACAATAATGGTTGAAGCTCCAAGCAAATCGGGCGCTTTAATAACGGTAGATTTTGCTTTAAATCAAGGCAGAGAAGTTTATATAGCTCCTTACGATGAAAAATTAAAAGAATATTTTGGAAATCATAAATTGTATAAAGAAGGCGCTAAAATTCTTAACGATATAACCGATATACTTGAAGATTTTGATTCTATATTTTCAAACGATGACGATTATTTGAAAATGAAATTAAAATATTTTGAAGGCGGAAATATACAAAGAAAAGAATATAAAGAAATTAATAAAAATAAAGTTGTAAAAACTCAAAAAATTAAAGATAATAAAACGAATAAAAAAACTGAAAATAAAAAACCGAATTTAATTGGCGAAGAAGCTAAACTTTACGATATAATAAATAAAGTCGGTAAAGTCCATATTGACGATATTATAGAAGAAACGGGAATGAAAACTCAAGCCGTAACTTCTATTTTAATGCAGCTTGAAATAAACGGTTTTATAAAACAAACGGCTGGAAAATATTATAAAATAAAAAATTGA
- the glmS gene encoding glutamine--fructose-6-phosphate transaminase (isomerizing), with translation MCGIVGYVGENNSVDILMNGLYSLEYRGYDSAGISIVENDNIITFKSEGKIDNLQNIIDKNKKIESNIGIGHTRWATHGAPSDINAHPHSTARLSLVHNGIIENYKDIKNNLINKGYKFISETDTEVAANLIDYLYNGNPLLAIKKAIEIIEGSYAFAIIFKDKLDKVYAIRKCAPLIVALGKNENFIASDIPAILKYTNKYILIDEENIAELQKDKVIIYDKDLKEVNAKVNEANWTLEQAEKSGYEHFMIKEIYEQPKAILDTIEPRIVHGIPDFKRDNILDENFWKYFERVYIVGCGTAMHAAMIGKRLIEDNCRIPVECEIASEFRYKNPIITDKTLAIFISQSGETADTLAALNLVKERGCKSLAIVNVNGSSIARAADYVIYTYAGPEISVASTKAYSVQVAIMYLITFKISLARKLKNEKEIKILIRNMLNAIDSINDLLDMSDEIKNICVDYKEVNSIFFMGRDLDYYQVMEGALKMKEISYIHCEAYAGGELKHGVISLITEGTSVVALAIQEKILNKMISNIKEVVSRGAKVLLFAKKGMNIDKDAYDKIVYLPNIEDMFMPIASIVALQLLAYHTAVIRGCDVDKPRNLAKSVTVE, from the coding sequence ATGTGCGGTATAGTCGGCTATGTTGGAGAAAATAATTCTGTTGATATTCTAATGAATGGACTTTATTCTTTGGAATACAGAGGATACGATTCGGCGGGAATTTCAATAGTTGAAAACGATAATATAATAACTTTCAAATCGGAAGGAAAAATTGATAATTTACAAAATATTATAGACAAAAATAAAAAAATAGAATCAAATATTGGAATAGGACATACAAGATGGGCGACTCACGGAGCGCCTTCGGATATTAACGCTCATCCTCATTCTACCGCAAGGCTTTCTTTAGTTCATAACGGAATAATAGAAAATTATAAAGACATAAAAAATAATCTTATAAATAAAGGTTATAAATTTATTTCAGAAACCGACACAGAAGTCGCTGCAAATTTGATAGATTATTTATATAATGGAAATCCTTTGCTTGCCATAAAAAAAGCGATTGAGATTATAGAAGGTTCTTACGCTTTTGCAATTATTTTTAAAGACAAACTTGATAAAGTTTACGCTATAAGAAAATGCGCGCCTCTTATTGTAGCTTTGGGTAAAAACGAAAATTTTATAGCGTCAGATATTCCTGCGATATTAAAATACACGAATAAATATATTTTAATAGACGAAGAAAATATTGCAGAATTACAAAAAGATAAAGTTATTATTTACGATAAAGATTTGAAAGAAGTAAATGCAAAAGTAAACGAAGCTAATTGGACTTTAGAACAGGCTGAAAAATCGGGCTATGAGCATTTTATGATTAAAGAAATTTACGAACAGCCTAAAGCGATTTTAGACACGATAGAGCCAAGAATTGTGCATGGAATTCCCGATTTCAAAAGAGATAATATATTAGACGAAAATTTTTGGAAATATTTTGAAAGAGTTTATATTGTAGGCTGCGGAACTGCAATGCATGCGGCAATGATTGGAAAAAGATTGATTGAGGATAATTGCAGAATTCCCGTAGAATGCGAAATTGCTTCGGAGTTTAGATATAAAAATCCTATTATAACCGATAAAACTCTTGCAATATTTATTTCGCAGTCGGGAGAAACCGCCGATACTTTAGCCGCTTTAAATTTGGTTAAAGAGAGAGGATGCAAAAGTTTGGCGATAGTAAATGTAAACGGTTCTTCAATAGCGCGAGCCGCCGATTATGTTATTTATACTTACGCGGGACCTGAAATATCTGTAGCTTCAACAAAAGCTTATTCCGTTCAAGTCGCTATAATGTATTTAATAACTTTTAAAATATCTTTGGCAAGAAAATTAAAAAACGAAAAAGAAATAAAAATTCTTATAAGAAATATGCTTAACGCGATTGATTCTATAAACGATTTGCTTGATATGAGCGATGAAATAAAAAATATTTGCGTAGATTATAAAGAAGTTAATAGCATATTTTTTATGGGAAGAGATTTAGATTATTATCAGGTTATGGAAGGCGCTTTAAAAATGAAAGAGATTAGCTATATTCATTGCGAGGCTTATGCTGGAGGCGAGCTTAAACATGGAGTAATATCTTTAATAACCGAAGGAACTTCCGTAGTAGCTTTGGCTATTCAAGAAAAAATTTTAAATAAAATGATAAGCAATATAAAAGAAGTTGTTTCAAGAGGAGCTAAAGTTTTATTATTCGCTAAAAAAGGAATGAATATAGATAAAGACGCTTACGATAAAATAGTATATCTACCTAATATTGAAGATATGTTTATGCCTATCGCTTCAATAGTCGCTTTACAATTACTCGCTTATCATACCGCCGTTATCAGAGGTTGCGATGTCGACAAACCAAGAAATCTAGCAAAAAGCGTTACCGTTGAATAA
- a CDS encoding PepSY-like domain-containing protein produces the protein MKENKNTKKLLIALFVLSAFSSFLFAQATNNGQNPYSYTPDTNAQYGYGVQLSSIPQNAQNFIKQHFPNIQVSYIERDWDDIEVYLANGTQIEFFPNGDWKEVKCYMNMPASILPANVMATIQRTYPQAAIIKIEKQFTIFEVKLNNMMELYIDNNGTLIGQKFDD, from the coding sequence ATGAAAGAAAACAAAAATACAAAAAAATTATTAATCGCTTTATTTGTTTTATCGGCATTTTCGAGCTTTTTATTTGCTCAAGCTACAAATAATGGACAAAATCCATATTCATATACGCCTGACACAAACGCTCAATACGGTTATGGAGTTCAATTATCTTCTATTCCCCAAAACGCTCAAAATTTTATAAAACAGCATTTTCCTAATATTCAAGTTTCGTATATAGAAAGAGATTGGGACGATATAGAGGTTTATTTGGCAAACGGAACTCAAATAGAATTTTTCCCAAACGGCGATTGGAAAGAGGTTAAATGTTATATGAATATGCCCGCTTCAATATTGCCTGCAAATGTTATGGCTACGATTCAAAGGACTTATCCTCAAGCTGCTATAATAAAGATTGAAAAGCAATTTACTATTTTTGAAGTAAAACTAAATAACATGATGGAACTTTATATAGACAATAACGGAACTTTAATAGGGCAAAAATTTGACGATTAA
- the ald gene encoding alanine dehydrogenase, producing MLIGCPKEIKNQEYRVGLTPSNVADYVGNNHKVLIEKGAGEGSGFSDEEYKKAGAEITDKKKVFEADMIVKVKEPIEEEYNYFRENQILYTYLHLAADKPLTEMLLKKKIKSIAYETMRDEFNQLPCLAPMSCIAGRLSIQEASKYLEKKFGGEGVLLGGVPGVQKANVVILGAGVVGLNAAQIAMGFGANVSITDVNIARLSYIDQIFNMRINTYFSAPSTLENLYRTADVVIGSVLIPGAKAPKLLRKEHLKIMKKGCVIVDVAIDQGGCFETSHATTHDEPIYIIDDIVHYCVANMPGAVPRTSTIALTNSTTHYGIMLANAGVEEICKTNNTMLTGLNTYNGKCTFKGVAEAFGIEYTEPKKALGL from the coding sequence ATGCTTATAGGATGCCCAAAAGAAATTAAAAATCAAGAATACAGAGTCGGATTAACGCCGTCAAATGTAGCCGATTATGTCGGAAATAATCATAAGGTGTTAATCGAAAAAGGAGCTGGAGAAGGTTCGGGATTTTCGGACGAAGAATATAAAAAAGCTGGAGCCGAAATAACCGATAAAAAGAAAGTATTTGAAGCGGATATGATAGTGAAAGTAAAAGAGCCGATAGAAGAAGAATATAATTATTTTAGAGAAAATCAAATATTATATACTTACTTGCATTTAGCCGCCGATAAACCGTTAACCGAAATGTTATTAAAAAAGAAAATCAAATCAATCGCTTATGAAACAATGAGAGACGAATTTAATCAACTTCCATGTCTCGCGCCTATGAGTTGTATTGCGGGAAGATTGTCGATTCAAGAAGCGTCAAAATATTTGGAGAAGAAATTTGGAGGAGAAGGCGTTTTACTTGGCGGAGTTCCTGGAGTTCAAAAAGCGAATGTCGTTATACTTGGAGCTGGAGTTGTCGGATTAAACGCGGCTCAAATAGCTATGGGTTTTGGAGCGAATGTTTCAATAACGGATGTTAATATAGCAAGATTATCTTATATAGACCAAATATTTAATATGAGAATAAATACTTATTTTAGCGCTCCTTCTACTTTAGAAAATCTATACAGAACGGCTGATGTCGTTATAGGAAGCGTTTTAATTCCCGGCGCAAAAGCTCCTAAACTTTTAAGAAAAGAGCATTTAAAGATAATGAAAAAAGGATGCGTTATAGTCGATGTCGCTATAGACCAAGGAGGATGTTTTGAAACTTCGCATGCCACGACTCATGATGAACCTATTTATATTATAGACGATATAGTTCATTATTGCGTTGCCAATATGCCAGGAGCAGTGCCAAGAACTTCCACAATAGCGTTAACTAATTCCACAACTCATTACGGAATAATGCTTGCAAACGCTGGAGTTGAAGAGATATGCAAAACGAATAACACGATGCTAACGGGATTAAACACTTATAACGGAAAATGCACTTTCAAAGGAGTCGCCGAAGCCTTTGGAATAGAATATACCGAACCTAAAAAGGCTTTAGGTTTATAA
- the topA gene encoding type I DNA topoisomerase: protein METKEKIKEKKSNAISKKKKLVIVESPAKAKTINRYLGADYIVKSSMGHLIDLPKSRLGIDLDNGFEPEYITIRGRAKILNELKREAKKSEEVLLAADDDREGESIAWHIGNRIKLANSNIPIKRIVFHEITKDALNEAIEKPRDIDIAKVNAQKARRVLDRLIGYNLSPLLWEKIKRGLSAGRVQNVALLIICNREGEIEAFIPVEYWTFGVFLKHKNKEFLAELQKYKGSKPELKTKEDVDEIMEHLKDKTYKVSSIEIKDRLRNPIAPYTTSKLQQAASTSLGYNSSKTMQIAQTLYEGVSIAGESTGLITYMRTDSVRISPVAQEQAREFIKKEYGENYLPIEAPSYSVKKNAQDAHEAIRPTNVFLTPDYVKEYLKSEQYKLYKLIWERFVSSQMLPAKMKNTRAIIVAGDCEFSVSSSKIEFDGYLKVLTIDKGDKEKVLKMPNLSENEICEFVDNNPEQHFTTPPPRYNDASLVKTLEESGIGRPSTYAPTIRTIISRHYIQRKGKQLVPTELGKLVNELISENFSELININFTANMESKLDKIEDDNIEWNNILKEFYPHFLDTLKTATENIHNMKDFFNEETDFVCEKCGRKMIKRLGRYGYFIACSGFPECKNAKGISFGVCPKCKGDITLKRSKRGREFYGCSNYPKCDFVSWDKPIQTPCPKCNGLMVERQIKNKGLFKVCIKEDCGYSEEISEDSKEE from the coding sequence ATGGAAACTAAAGAAAAAATAAAAGAAAAAAAATCAAACGCCATTTCTAAAAAAAAGAAACTTGTAATTGTGGAATCTCCCGCAAAGGCAAAAACTATTAATAGATATTTAGGAGCGGATTATATAGTTAAATCTTCTATGGGACATTTAATAGATTTGCCTAAAAGTAGACTCGGTATCGATTTAGACAACGGATTTGAACCCGAATATATTACGATAAGAGGAAGAGCTAAAATATTAAACGAACTTAAAAGAGAAGCTAAAAAATCCGAAGAGGTTTTACTCGCTGCGGACGATGACAGAGAAGGAGAGAGTATAGCTTGGCATATAGGAAATAGAATCAAATTGGCAAACTCAAATATTCCTATAAAGAGAATAGTTTTTCATGAAATAACAAAAGACGCCTTAAACGAAGCGATTGAAAAACCAAGAGATATCGATATTGCGAAAGTAAACGCTCAAAAAGCTAGGAGAGTTTTAGACAGATTAATCGGATATAATTTAAGTCCTCTATTATGGGAGAAAATAAAAAGAGGATTGTCTGCGGGAAGAGTTCAAAATGTAGCTTTGCTTATAATATGCAATAGAGAAGGAGAAATAGAAGCTTTTATTCCCGTAGAATATTGGACTTTCGGAGTATTCTTAAAACATAAAAATAAAGAATTTTTAGCGGAACTTCAAAAATATAAAGGTTCAAAACCAGAATTAAAAACTAAAGAAGATGTCGATGAAATAATGGAACATTTAAAAGATAAAACTTATAAAGTTTCTTCGATAGAAATTAAAGATAGATTAAGAAATCCAATCGCTCCTTACACGACAAGCAAATTGCAACAAGCTGCAAGCACTTCTTTAGGTTATAATTCTTCAAAGACAATGCAAATCGCCCAAACTTTATACGAAGGCGTTTCTATAGCGGGAGAATCTACGGGACTTATAACTTATATGAGAACCGATAGCGTTAGAATATCGCCAGTAGCTCAAGAGCAAGCGAGAGAGTTTATAAAAAAAGAATACGGAGAAAATTATTTGCCTATAGAAGCGCCAAGTTATTCGGTAAAAAAGAACGCTCAAGATGCGCATGAAGCTATAAGACCCACAAATGTATTTTTGACGCCAGATTATGTGAAAGAATATTTAAAAAGCGAACAATATAAATTATATAAACTTATATGGGAAAGATTCGTTTCTTCTCAAATGCTTCCCGCTAAAATGAAAAATACGAGAGCTATTATTGTCGCGGGAGATTGCGAATTTTCAGTTTCTTCTTCAAAAATAGAATTTGACGGTTATTTGAAAGTTCTTACTATAGATAAAGGAGATAAAGAAAAAGTTTTAAAAATGCCTAATCTTTCAGAAAATGAAATTTGCGAATTTGTAGACAATAATCCCGAACAGCATTTTACGACTCCGCCACCGAGATATAATGACGCTTCTTTGGTAAAAACGCTTGAAGAATCGGGAATAGGCAGACCTTCTACTTATGCGCCTACTATAAGAACGATAATCTCAAGGCATTATATTCAAAGAAAGGGCAAACAGTTAGTGCCAACAGAGTTGGGTAAATTGGTTAATGAACTTATAAGCGAAAATTTTTCAGAACTTATAAATATTAACTTTACGGCAAATATGGAGAGTAAACTTGATAAAATAGAAGACGATAATATAGAATGGAATAATATATTAAAAGAATTCTATCCTCATTTTTTGGACACTTTAAAAACGGCTACGGAAAATATCCATAATATGAAGGATTTTTTCAACGAAGAAACCGATTTTGTATGCGAAAAATGCGGCAGGAAAATGATTAAAAGGCTTGGAAGATACGGATATTTTATAGCATGTTCGGGCTTCCCTGAATGCAAAAACGCAAAGGGAATTTCTTTTGGCGTATGTCCTAAATGTAAAGGAGATATAACTTTAAAGCGTTCTAAAAGAGGAAGAGAATTCTACGGTTGTTCCAATTATCCTAAATGCGATTTTGTAAGTTGGGATAAGCCTATTCAAACTCCTTGTCCGAAATGTAACGGACTTATGGTTGAAAGGCAAATAAAAAATAAAGGATTATTTAAAGTTTGTATCAAGGAAGATTGCGGATATTCAGAGGAAATATCGGAAGATTCAAAAGAAGAATAG
- a CDS encoding alanine/glycine:cation symporter family protein: MIEKISAINNIINSFVWGPYMLVLLIGTGVYMSIRTYFFQVKNFNIWAKLTYGSMFDKHEKGHNITPFQAVSVALASTIGIGSIAGIATAIVSGGPGALFWMVVSAFFGMMTKFSEVVLSVYFREKDENGIHYGGPMYYIEKGLKQKWLSILFAIFASIATFGAGNMTQSNAIAGLLRQTLKLPEYVSGIIVAIIVALVLIGGIKRISSVSEKLVPFMATIYFIASIIILIINFKNMPQAIKLIVSEAFSLKSAASGITGYAIFIAMRYGIARGVFSNEAGLGTAPIAHTASNTNNPIKQGMWGIFEVFNTLIICLLTGLVIISSDLYLYGNTAADGAVLTSLAFKEAIGIIGEIVITISSILFAFSTIIGWSYYGETCLGYLTKRNKIVIMSYKIIFIIIIVIGATSDLKSVWAIADTFNGLMAIPNLIGVILLSPIVITMVKKYLKNPISVELEN; encoded by the coding sequence ATGATTGAAAAAATATCAGCAATTAACAATATAATTAATAGTTTTGTATGGGGTCCTTATATGTTAGTCCTTCTAATCGGGACTGGAGTATATATGAGCATAAGGACATATTTCTTTCAAGTAAAGAATTTTAATATATGGGCAAAATTAACTTATGGCTCTATGTTTGATAAACATGAAAAAGGACATAATATAACTCCGTTTCAAGCTGTAAGCGTGGCTTTAGCAAGCACTATAGGTATAGGAAGTATAGCGGGAATAGCTACGGCGATAGTCTCGGGCGGTCCTGGCGCTTTATTTTGGATGGTAGTTTCCGCATTTTTTGGAATGATGACAAAATTTTCGGAGGTAGTTCTATCGGTATATTTTAGAGAAAAGGACGAAAATGGAATTCATTATGGAGGTCCTATGTATTATATAGAAAAAGGGCTTAAACAAAAATGGCTCTCTATTTTATTTGCTATTTTTGCATCCATAGCGACTTTTGGAGCTGGAAATATGACGCAATCTAACGCTATAGCTGGATTATTGAGACAGACGCTTAAACTTCCAGAATATGTTTCGGGAATAATAGTGGCTATTATAGTCGCTTTGGTATTAATAGGAGGCATTAAAAGAATATCAAGCGTTTCTGAAAAACTTGTTCCGTTTATGGCTACTATATATTTTATAGCGTCTATAATCATACTTATAATTAACTTTAAAAATATGCCGCAAGCGATAAAACTTATTGTATCCGAAGCTTTTTCTTTAAAATCTGCAGCTAGCGGAATTACTGGCTACGCTATATTTATAGCTATGAGATACGGAATAGCGAGAGGAGTATTTTCTAACGAAGCGGGACTTGGAACCGCTCCTATAGCTCATACCGCAAGCAATACTAATAATCCCATAAAACAGGGAATGTGGGGAATATTTGAAGTATTTAACACTTTAATAATATGCTTATTAACTGGACTAGTTATTATATCTTCAGATTTATATTTATATGGAAATACGGCGGCGGACGGAGCGGTTTTAACTTCGCTCGCTTTTAAAGAAGCTATAGGTATTATAGGAGAAATAGTAATAACAATATCAAGCATATTATTTGCATTTTCTACGATAATAGGCTGGTCTTATTACGGAGAGACTTGTCTCGGATATTTAACTAAAAGAAATAAAATAGTTATTATGTCATATAAAATAATATTTATAATAATTATAGTAATTGGAGCTACTTCAGATTTAAAATCAGTTTGGGCTATAGCCGACACTTTTAACGGACTTATGGCTATACCTAATTTAATCGGAGTAATATTATTATCTCCTATAGTAATTACTATGGTTAAAAAGTATTTAAAAAATCCTATTTCGGTAGAATTAGAAAATTAA
- a CDS encoding L-lactate dehydrogenase yields MNIQKCAVIGSGGVGATTAFTLVQSGLFNEIVIIDANKNKAEGDALDIAHGIQFTNPVNVYSGDYKDLNDAYLVIVTAGANQLPGETRIDLINKNASIFKKIIPSIIEYNKDCILLIVTNPVDILTMLALELSGFPKERVLGSGTVLDTSRLRYLLSKKLEVDSKNIHAFIIGEHGDSELAVWSNADISGIHIEDYCKNILNSYNINLEEILDEVRNSAYQIIEKKGSTYYGVAMAVKRIAQAIIRDEYSILPVSHFLNGEYGINDVCLGIPSLICREGVKKIIPITLNEEEKNYLTKSANKLKEAYKSIKN; encoded by the coding sequence ATGAATATACAAAAATGCGCGGTTATAGGTTCTGGAGGAGTTGGAGCTACAACGGCTTTTACTCTCGTTCAAAGCGGATTATTTAATGAAATCGTTATTATAGACGCTAATAAAAATAAAGCCGAAGGAGACGCTTTAGATATAGCTCATGGAATTCAATTTACTAATCCCGTTAATGTTTATTCGGGCGATTATAAGGATTTGAATGACGCTTATTTGGTTATAGTCACAGCGGGAGCGAATCAACTTCCTGGAGAGACTAGAATAGATTTAATAAATAAAAACGCTTCGATATTTAAAAAAATTATTCCAAGTATAATAGAATACAATAAAGATTGCATTTTATTAATAGTTACAAATCCCGTTGATATTCTTACAATGCTCGCTTTAGAATTAAGCGGTTTTCCTAAAGAGAGAGTTTTGGGAAGCGGAACGGTTTTAGATACATCTCGTTTAAGATATTTGCTTAGTAAAAAATTAGAAGTTGATAGTAAAAATATTCATGCATTTATAATAGGAGAACATGGAGATAGCGAATTAGCAGTTTGGAGTAATGCCGATATTTCTGGAATTCATATAGAAGATTATTGCAAAAATATATTAAATTCCTACAATATAAATTTAGAAGAAATATTAGACGAAGTAAGAAATAGCGCATATCAAATAATAGAGAAAAAAGGCTCTACTTATTATGGAGTGGCTATGGCGGTTAAAAGAATAGCACAGGCAATTATAAGAGACGAGTATTCCATACTTCCTGTTTCGCATTTTTTAAACGGAGAATATGGAATAAATGATGTTTGTTTAGGAATACCTTCTTTAATATGCAGAGAAGGAGTGAAAAAGATTATTCCGATAACCTTAAACGAAGAAGAAAAAAATTATTTAACTAAATCGGCAAATAAATTAAAAGAAGCTTATAAGAGTATTAAAAATTAA